A single genomic interval of Sphaerodactylus townsendi isolate TG3544 linkage group LG08, MPM_Stown_v2.3, whole genome shotgun sequence harbors:
- the IRS1 gene encoding insulin receptor substrate 1 → MASPTDNNESFFSDVRKVGYLRKPKSMHKRFFVLRAASESGPARLEYYENEKKWRHKSGAPKRSIPLESCFNINKRADSKNKHLVALYTKDEHFAIAADSEPEQESWYQALLQLHNRAKSHHYQHHHHHHHHGDVAVRGGSVGMGEAREDNYGDMAPGPAFKEVWQVILKPKGLGQTKNLIGIYRLCLTNKTISFVKLNSDAAAVVLQLLNIRRCGHSENFFFIEVGRSAVTGPGEFWMQVDDSVVAQNMHETILEAMRAMSEEFRPRSKSQSSSNCSNPISVPLRSRHHVSNPPPSQVGLSRRSRTESVTATSPAGSGVGGGGGTGGKPSSFRVRASSDGEGTMSRPASVDGSPVSPSANRTHSHRHRGNSRLHPPLNHSRSIPMPSSRCSPSATSPVSLSSSSTSGHGSTSDCLFPRRSSASVSGSPSDGGFISSDEYGSSPCDFRSSFRSVTPDSLGHTPPARGDEELSNYICMGGKAASSCCSVTAPNGHFTPRACHLQQQTRYPGVPCCPRLGSEDAGDLDKVFRKRTHSAGTSPTISHQKTPSQSSVASIEEYTEMLPSYSCGGGRLSSFRHSAFVPTHSYPEECLEMHHVEGGHHQTSSTPHTDDGYMPMLPGVAPIPTGGSAHKGGDYMPMSPKSVSAPQQIINPGRGGRHVQAVVDSNGYMMMSPSGSCSPDSGPTVYSKLWMNGTRHDPKLSVESNEGKLPSGGSDYINMSPASGSATSTPPDCYFTSSGHPGPEEASLQGPAQSHHKPIYSYFSLPRSFKHVQRRTGEEGGTQMRMSLSSGRLLYAAAEDSSSSTSSDSLGGPVGQEGGGFSVPPQTQPLQPAASYTVDMAVRTKSRLARPTRLSLDGPKASTLPRAREQLPEPKSPGEYVNIEFRQPAFPSPSSHGEAGSGSEEYMNMDWGAACPSRLASMQSNQGGAVPTGGRDYMSMQLGSGGQYIVCGHNPSPSPPALLLSYADMRMGRGRPEKSPPAVGLPSPHPQTQPGELAAALPHSCSSTMVGGPGMSSAFIHVSPSRSSQSAKVIRADPQGGRRRHSSETFASSATPSGGLGASALRHGPGGGPDEAKRHSSASFENVWLKPVAGEPGASSGLVPTIRKELVVVGPGGGVENGLNYIDLDLVKDFNPRPHHHPHLQESTSLLGGKQTTQQHQPPKSPNQPCGNSHLSDELSAYASISFHKREDIQ, encoded by the coding sequence ATGGCGAGCCCCACAGATAATAACGAGAGCTTCTTCTCAGATGTCAGGAAGGTGGGTTACTTGCGCAAACCCAAGAGCATGCATAAGCGCTTCTTCGTGCTGAGGGCAGCCAGCGAGTCGGGACCCGCCCGACTGGAGTACTATGAGAATGAAAAGAAATGGAGGCACAAGTCAGGGGCTCCCAAGCGCTCTATCCCGCTGGAGAGCTGCTTCAACATCAATAAAAGGGCAGACTCCAAAAATAAGCATCTGGTGGCTCTCTACACCAAGGATGAGCACTTTGCCATTGCTGCTGACAGTGAGCCTGAGCAAGAGAGTTGGTACCAGGCGCTGCTACAACTGCACAACCGGGCCAAGAGCCATCACtaccaacaccaccaccaccaccaccaccacggggATGTCGCTGTCAGAGGTGGGAGTGTCGGGATGGGAGAAGCCAGGGAGGATAACTATGGGGATATGGCCCCCGGGCCAGCTTTCAAAGAAGTTTGGCAAGTGATCCTGAAGCCTAAAGGTCTGGGCCAGACTAAAAATCTGATTGGCATCTACCGCCTGTGCCTAACCAACAAGACCATCAGTTTTGTGAAGCTGAACTCTGATGCGGCGGCGGTGGTGCTGCAGTTGCTCAACATACGCCGGTGTGGCCACTCAGAGAACTTTTTCTTCATTGAGGTGGGGCGCTCTGCAGTCACCGGACCAGGTGAGTTCTGGATGCAGGTAGATGATTCAGTAGTAGCACAGAACATGCATGAGACCATCTTGGAGGCTATGCGGGCTATGAGTGAGGAGTTCCGGCCCCGTAGCAAAAGCCAATCTTCCTCCAATTGCTCCAATCCCATTTCTGTGCCTCTCCGCAGCAGGCATCATGTCAGCAACCCCCCGCCCAGCCAGGTGGGACTCAGCCGTAGGTCCAGGACTGAGAGCGTGACTGCCACCTCTCCTGCTGGCAGTGGTGTGGGAGGTGGTGGAGGGACAGGGGGAAAACCCAGTTCTTTTCGCGTCAGAGCCTCCAGTGATGGAGAAGGCACTATGTCCAGGCCAGCTTCAGTGGACGGAAGCCCTGTGAGTCCAAGTGCCAACCGGACCCACTCACACAGGCACCGCGGCAACTCCAGGCTTCACCCTCCTCTCAACCACAGCCGCTCCATCCCGATGCCTTCTTCACGTTGCTCCCCTTCGGCCACAAGTCCAGTCAGCCTGTCATCCAGCAGCACCAGCGGCCACGGCTCAACTTCTGACTGCCTCTTCCCACGTAGGTCCAGTGCTTCCGTTTCTGGCTCCCCTAGTGATGGGGGCTTCATCTCCTCTGATGAGTATGGATCCAGCCCCTGTGACTTCCGGAGCTCTTTTCGCAGTGTTACCCCAGACTCCCTGGGACACACCCCACCTGCCCGGGGGGATGAGGAGCTTAGTAACTACATATGTATGGGGGGTAAGGCTGCTTCATCCTGCTGCAGTGTCACAGCCCCTAATGGTCATTTTACCCCTCGCGCCTGCCATCTTCAGCAGCAGACCCGCTATCCTGGTGTCCCATGCTGCCCCCGGCTTGGTAGCGAGGATGCAGGTGATCTAGATAAAGTCTTCAGGAAACGAACTCATTCAGCTGGTACCTCCCCAACCATCTCCCACCAGAAGACACCCTCACAGTCTTCAGTGGCCTCCATTGAGGAATATACCGAGATGCTCCCCTCGTATTCCTGTGGTGGTGGTAGGCTCTCTTCCTTTCGACATTCTGCCTTTGTGCCAACACATTCTTATCCTGAGGAGTGTCTAGAGATGCACCACGTGGAGGGCGGCCACCACCAGACCAGTTCTACCCCACACACCGATGATGGCTACATGCCCATGTTGCCAGGAGtggcccccatccccactggtgGTAGTGCTCACAAAGGTGGTGATTACATGCCCATGAGCCCCAAGAGTGTGTCTGCCCCACAGCAGATCATCAACCCTGGGAGAGGAGGCCGCCATGTACAGGCCGTAGTGGATTCCAATGGCTACATGATGATGTCTCCAAGTGGGAGTTGCTCTCCCGACAGTGGTCCCACTGTCTACAGCAAGCTATGGATGAATGGGACAAGGCATGATCCCAAATTATCTGTGGAGAGTAATGAAGGGAAGTTGCCAAGTGGGGGCAGTGATTACATCAATATGTCTCCAGCCAGTGGCTCTGCTACTAGCACCCCTCCAGACTGCTACTTCACCAGCTCAGGACATCCAGGCCCAGAAGAGGCATCCCTGCAAGGCCCTGCTCAGTCCCACCACAAACCCATCTACTCTTATTTCTCCCTGCCACGTTCCTTCAAACATGTGCAGCGCAGGACTGGTGAAGAGGGTGGCACCCAGATGCGCATGTCTCTGAGCTCTGGGCGCTTGCTGTATGCTGCCGCTGAggactcctcctcttccactaGTAGTGATAGCCTTGGTGGCCCTGTGGGTCAGGAGGGTGGTGGGTTTTCTGTTCCTCCCCAAACACAACCTTTGCAGCCTGCTGCTTCTTATACTGTGGACATGGCTGTGCGGACCAAGAGCCGCCTGGCCAGACCTACTCGTCTGTCTTTGGATGGCCCTAAGGCCAGCACGTTGCCGCGTGCTCGGGAGCAGCTCCCAGAGCCCAAAAGTCCTGGTGAGTATGTGAACATTGAATTCAGGCAGCCAGCCTTTCCGTCGCCTTCATCCCATGGAGAAGCTGGATCCGGTTCAGAGGAGTACATGAATATGGATTGGGGAGCTGCCTGCCCGTCTAGGTTGGCGTCCATGCAGTCCAATCAGGGCGGGGCAGTCCCCACTGGTGGCCGAGACTACATGAGTATGCAGCTGGGCAGTGGGGGGCAATATATAGTTTGTGGCCAtaacccctcaccttcccctccggCCCTTCTGCTCAGCTATGCCGACATGAGGATGGGCCGTGGTAGGCCTGAAAAAAGCCCACCTGCTGTGGGGCTACCTTCCCCGCATCCCCAGACTCAGCCAGGCGAGCTGGCTGCAGCCTTGCCCCACTCCTGCTCCTCAACCATGGTGGGGGGCCCAGGAATGAGCAGCGCCTTCATACACGTCAGCCCCAGCCGCAGCAGCCAGAGTGCCAAAGTGATCCGCGCAGACCCACAGGGGGGCCGGCGGCGTCACAGTTCCGAGACGTTTGCTTCCTCCGCCACTCCTAGTGGTGGCCTTGGGGCCTCAGCCCTGCGCCATGGGCCAGGAGGAGGTCCTGATGAGGCAAAGCGCCACAGCTCAGCCTCCTTCGAAAACGTCTGGCTCAAGCCCGTGGCTGGGGAGCCGGGAGCCTCCTCGGGCCTCGTTCCAACCATCAGGAAGGAGCTGGTTGTGGTTGGGCCTGGGGGAGGCGTTGAGAATGGGCTCAATTACATCGACCTGGACTTAGTGAAGGATTTTAATCCGCGCCCACATCACCACCCCCACCTTCAGGAGAGCACTTCTCTGCTAGGGGGCAAGCAGACGACGCAGCAGCATCAGCCACCTAAATCTCCTAATCAGCCTTGTGGGAATAGCCACTTGAGTGATGAATTAAGTGCATATGCCAGCATCAGCTTCCACAAGCGGGAGGACATCCAGTAG